The following are encoded together in the Candidatus Tumulicola sp. genome:
- a CDS encoding hotdog domain-containing protein produces MSAHDAHYGGNLVDGARMLSLFGDVATELLIRMDGDEGLFVAYDRVEFLAPVFAGDYVEAEGRIVSVGRTSRTMEFEARKVIAARPDIDDSAADVLNPPVVVCRASGTCVTPAAKKRIP; encoded by the coding sequence ATGAGTGCGCACGACGCACACTACGGTGGGAATTTGGTCGACGGCGCCCGTATGCTGTCGTTGTTCGGCGACGTCGCAACGGAATTGTTAATCCGCATGGACGGCGATGAAGGCCTGTTCGTCGCCTACGATCGGGTGGAGTTCCTCGCGCCGGTGTTCGCCGGGGACTACGTGGAAGCCGAAGGCCGGATCGTTTCGGTCGGCCGCACGTCGCGCACGATGGAGTTTGAAGCCCGCAAAGTGATCGCCGCTCGCCCCGATATCGACGATAGCGCGGCCGACGTCCTAAATCCACCGGTCGTCGTGTGCCGGGCTTCGGGGACGTGCGTCACGCCGGCCGCCAAGAAGCGCATTCCGTAA
- a CDS encoding MATE family efflux transporter — MAQAAARRGVNIFDEQRPMWRTMLVFLVPLMLSNVLQAASQTVASVWIGRLLGTASLGAMSAVFPLLFLLISFFIGIASGGSVLIGQAFGAGNHTKVKKIAGTVLGAALYMGIAVAVIGFLVSPWILGLLATPANILAQSDAYAKVVFLTMPVIFTYIAYTTFLRGTGDTTTPLYALIVSTLLIVVITPLFILGWFGFPKLGVVSAAVAGLFANGGAFAWLLWTLHRQNHPLKFDRETLSDMLVDWTILRTVIRIGVPTGFQIMMVSLAEIALLGFVNRFGSDATAAYGAVNQVVSYVQFPAISIGITASIFAAQCIGARREDKLGSVVRNAVGLNYIMGIVLVALCYVFAWDILGWFIVSERTLAIAHGLLTITLWSYVIFGNNAVLSGVMRGSGAVLWPTTISVVSIWCIEVPAAYLLMRHFGLPGVWMGYPIAFCSGLVLQFSYYEFVWKRRTHERLV, encoded by the coding sequence ATGGCTCAGGCCGCCGCTCGTCGCGGGGTCAACATCTTCGACGAGCAGCGGCCCATGTGGCGTACGATGCTCGTCTTTTTGGTGCCGCTGATGCTTAGCAACGTGCTGCAAGCGGCATCGCAGACCGTTGCCAGCGTTTGGATCGGGCGGCTGCTCGGAACGGCTTCGCTGGGCGCGATGTCGGCGGTCTTCCCGCTACTGTTTTTGCTCATCTCGTTTTTCATTGGAATCGCGAGCGGCGGCAGCGTTTTGATTGGCCAGGCGTTCGGGGCCGGCAACCATACCAAGGTCAAAAAAATTGCGGGCACCGTGCTCGGCGCCGCCTTATACATGGGCATCGCGGTCGCCGTCATCGGTTTCCTCGTCTCGCCCTGGATCTTGGGGCTGCTCGCAACGCCGGCCAATATTTTGGCGCAATCGGATGCGTACGCGAAGGTCGTATTTCTTACGATGCCGGTCATCTTCACGTATATCGCGTACACGACGTTTCTACGCGGCACCGGTGACACCACAACGCCGCTCTATGCATTGATCGTTTCGACGCTGCTGATCGTCGTCATCACGCCGTTGTTTATCCTGGGCTGGTTCGGCTTTCCTAAGTTGGGGGTCGTCTCGGCCGCGGTGGCGGGATTGTTCGCCAACGGCGGCGCGTTTGCGTGGCTTCTGTGGACGTTGCATCGCCAGAATCATCCGCTAAAATTCGATCGCGAAACGCTGTCGGATATGCTGGTCGACTGGACGATTCTACGAACGGTCATACGAATCGGCGTTCCTACCGGCTTCCAAATCATGATGGTTTCGTTGGCCGAAATCGCCTTGCTGGGGTTCGTCAACCGTTTCGGTTCGGATGCCACGGCTGCGTATGGTGCCGTCAACCAAGTCGTCAGCTACGTGCAGTTTCCAGCCATCTCGATCGGTATCACCGCGTCGATCTTCGCCGCGCAGTGCATCGGCGCGCGCCGCGAGGATAAGCTCGGATCGGTCGTCCGCAATGCGGTCGGCTTGAACTACATCATGGGCATCGTGCTGGTCGCTCTATGCTATGTGTTCGCTTGGGATATTCTCGGATGGTTTATCGTTAGCGAACGGACGCTAGCGATCGCCCACGGTTTGCTGACGATCACGCTATGGAGCTACGTAATATTCGGCAACAACGCAGTTCTCAGCGGCGTCATGCGCGGCAGCGGAGCGGTGTTATGGCCCACGACGATCAGCGTTGTTTCGATCTGGTGCATCGAAGTGCCGGCCGCCTATCTCTTAATGCGCCACTTCGGATTGCCCGGCGTCTGGATGGGCTATCCGATCGCGTTCTGCAGCGGTCTGGTATTGCAGTTCAGCTACTACGAGTTCGTCTGGAAACGCCGTACCCACGAGCGTCTGGTTTAA
- a CDS encoding PadR family transcriptional regulator, whose product MGRRFKRGILKFVILKRLADDPGHGYDLIQDFRRRGWGGGGGSIYPILTTLEEEGLIAGRDEGDRRIYEITEEGRKHLSEHGPMRHGFFGDADDDAPEMGEGNELRSAAGRLMQAVAQIGRDSKPETVEHVRELLDRARKEIYTLLAQE is encoded by the coding sequence ATGGGCCGTCGATTCAAGCGCGGGATTCTAAAATTCGTCATTTTAAAGCGGCTGGCCGACGATCCGGGCCACGGCTACGACTTGATTCAAGACTTTCGTCGTAGAGGCTGGGGCGGCGGCGGCGGGTCGATCTACCCGATTCTGACCACCCTTGAGGAAGAGGGTCTGATTGCCGGACGCGACGAGGGCGACCGGCGCATATACGAGATCACCGAGGAGGGGCGTAAGCATCTCAGCGAGCATGGTCCGATGCGTCACGGCTTCTTCGGAGATGCCGATGACGATGCGCCCGAGATGGGCGAAGGCAACGAGTTACGCAGTGCCGCCGGTCGCTTAATGCAAGCGGTCGCGCAAATCGGCCGCGACTCCAAGCCGGAGACGGTAGAGCACGTCCGCGAACTGCTCGACCGGGCGCGTAAAGAGATCTACACGCTGCTCGCCCAGGAGTAA
- a CDS encoding S4 domain-containing protein, with protein sequence MRLDKFMKVSRLSRRRSEAHEALEHGRITKDGKPLKPGYQVKQGDIIDIHYATRFVTVIIRDVPLRVTPSVKPADLYDVVSTRRDDPADWA encoded by the coding sequence GTGCGGCTCGATAAATTTATGAAGGTTTCGCGGCTTTCGCGCCGGCGCAGCGAGGCACACGAAGCGCTCGAACACGGCCGCATTACCAAAGATGGCAAACCGCTAAAACCAGGCTATCAAGTAAAACAGGGCGACATCATCGATATCCATTACGCGACGCGATTCGTAACCGTCATCATACGAGACGTTCCGTTACGCGTCACGCCATCGGTCAAGCCGGCCGATTTGTACGATGTCGTTTCCACTCGCCGGGACGACCCGGCCGACTGGGCGTGA
- the whiA gene encoding DNA-binding protein WhiA encodes MTGSDVKDSLAREIPECAGCRNALGDALILYGARDGRFVAHRPAVARLFWSLLGADRKQHPIRRLPPSRLGLSGFEIAVPDSRSTAPPVPSRRCERSAEIRGAFLACGTLTAAGRGYHLEFVPQDGRAVRLARLLQPFGVPKRGHRNRRETLYYKDFEAIAGVLAAMGAHAAVLALEDLRALRETKNRVHRLVNSEAANLQRTAAAAATQSESARILAQAIGLETLPSALREIAELRLEHPDESLAELGRRCRPPVGKPTASGRLASLRRMAERVRTGQGPVKQAR; translated from the coding sequence GTGACCGGCAGCGACGTCAAGGACTCGCTGGCGCGCGAGATTCCGGAGTGCGCCGGCTGCCGCAATGCGTTGGGCGATGCACTCATTCTGTACGGCGCTCGCGACGGACGATTCGTGGCACACCGCCCGGCGGTGGCACGGCTTTTCTGGTCGCTGCTGGGCGCCGACCGAAAACAGCATCCGATTCGACGGCTGCCGCCTTCTAGACTCGGCCTGTCCGGGTTCGAGATCGCGGTACCGGATAGCCGGTCGACGGCGCCGCCGGTACCGTCGCGCCGCTGCGAGCGTTCGGCTGAGATTCGCGGTGCATTTTTGGCCTGTGGCACGTTGACGGCCGCCGGCCGCGGCTATCATCTGGAGTTCGTCCCGCAGGACGGGCGTGCCGTACGCCTGGCGCGGCTGCTGCAGCCGTTCGGCGTGCCCAAGCGCGGGCATCGCAACCGGCGCGAAACGTTGTATTACAAAGACTTCGAGGCCATCGCCGGCGTACTCGCCGCAATGGGCGCCCACGCCGCGGTTCTCGCGCTCGAGGACCTGCGCGCGCTGCGCGAGACCAAGAATCGCGTGCACCGATTGGTCAACTCCGAAGCCGCCAATCTGCAACGAACCGCCGCGGCAGCGGCCACGCAGAGCGAGTCGGCCCGCATTCTCGCGCAGGCGATCGGTCTCGAAACGCTGCCCTCCGCCCTTCGAGAAATTGCCGAGCTTCGACTCGAGCATCCGGACGAATCGTTGGCGGAACTCGGGCGCCGCTGCCGGCCGCCGGTCGGCAAACCCACCGCCAGCGGACGTCTGGCATCGTTGCGCCGGATGGCCGAGCGGGTACGAACCGGGCAGGGGCCCGTCAAGCAGGCCCGGTAA
- the gap gene encoding type I glyceraldehyde-3-phosphate dehydrogenase, with protein sequence MRIGINGFGRIGRNFAKALIEHHPDIEIAAVNDLTSAAECAHLFKYDSNYGTYPGDVSSSGDSIKIDDRTIAVTAERDPAKLPWGKLGVDVVIESTGLFTDAAKARAHIDGGGAKKVLISAPAKGEDLTVVLGVNDGQYDPQKHNVISNASCTTNCLATAVKPIVDHLGWVKGFMTTIHSYTNDQNILDAPHKDWRRARNAATNIIPTSTGAAKALYLTIPEVQGTFDGFALRVPTPTVSMIYLVVQTKKETTREELNGILRDAANGPMSRYVRFTEEELVSSDFKRDPHSSIIDGKLTNVMGDLIQVAAWYDNEWGYSCRLADLTDIVLKTLPAPK encoded by the coding sequence TTGCGTATCGGAATTAACGGCTTCGGCCGCATCGGCCGGAACTTCGCCAAGGCGCTGATCGAGCATCACCCCGACATCGAAATTGCGGCAGTCAACGACCTCACCAGTGCCGCCGAGTGCGCGCACCTCTTCAAGTACGACAGCAACTACGGGACGTATCCGGGAGACGTTTCGTCATCTGGCGATTCCATCAAGATCGACGATCGAACGATCGCGGTGACCGCCGAGCGCGATCCAGCCAAGCTGCCGTGGGGTAAACTGGGCGTCGATGTGGTGATCGAGTCGACCGGACTGTTCACCGACGCCGCCAAAGCGCGCGCGCACATCGACGGCGGCGGCGCCAAAAAAGTGCTGATCTCTGCACCGGCCAAGGGCGAAGATCTCACGGTGGTGCTGGGCGTCAACGATGGCCAGTACGATCCGCAAAAGCACAACGTCATTTCGAACGCGTCGTGCACGACCAACTGCTTGGCGACGGCCGTCAAGCCGATCGTGGATCATCTCGGATGGGTGAAAGGTTTTATGACGACCATTCACTCGTATACGAACGATCAGAACATTCTCGACGCTCCGCATAAAGATTGGCGTCGCGCGCGCAACGCCGCGACCAACATCATCCCGACGTCGACCGGCGCGGCCAAAGCGCTCTATCTAACGATTCCCGAAGTGCAAGGAACGTTCGACGGATTCGCGTTACGCGTACCGACGCCGACCGTTTCGATGATCTATCTCGTCGTTCAAACGAAAAAAGAAACGACCCGGGAAGAGCTCAACGGCATCTTGCGCGATGCAGCCAACGGCCCGATGTCGCGCTACGTCAGGTTCACCGAAGAGGAGTTGGTGTCGTCCGATTTCAAACGCGATCCGCACAGTTCCATCATCGATGGTAAGCTCACCAACGTAATGGGCGACTTGATTCAAGTCGCGGCATGGTACGACAACGAGTGGGGCTACTCGTGCCGTCTCGCCGATCTCACCGACATCGTTCTCAAAACGCTTCCAGCGCCGAAATAG
- a CDS encoding phosphoglycerate kinase: MALRFMNELDVRGKRVLLREDLNVPMDGARVADYTRIDAALPTLRALHDRGARTIVLSHLGRPDGTPDPKYSLWPVAQALSERLGLPVAFADDCVGPQAQVAVAALHDGDLLLLENVRFHAGEERNDPSFVAQLAALGDVYINDAFGTAHRAHASTEGLAHALPHAAGLLMQSELDALRKLTDRPAKPFVCAIGGSKVADKIGVFTHLIELVDAFCIGGGMANTFLAAEGVPVGKSLRDADLEPALAILSLARRSGVALHLPIDAVTGSGVDDPSPRTVSTAAVAANDMILDIGPASAKAYANVIERAKTIVFNGPMGVYEKPAFRAGTQVVGEAIARATRRGALSVVGGGDAAAAAHMLGFADDVSHVSTGGGATLEYLEGRVLPGVAALES, translated from the coding sequence ATGGCGCTGCGCTTCATGAACGAGCTGGACGTCCGCGGCAAGCGCGTTCTGCTTCGGGAAGATCTGAATGTGCCGATGGACGGCGCGCGAGTGGCCGATTACACTCGGATCGACGCGGCGCTGCCGACGCTGCGCGCGTTGCACGACCGGGGTGCGCGAACGATCGTTCTCTCGCATCTCGGCCGGCCCGACGGCACGCCCGACCCGAAATACTCGTTGTGGCCGGTCGCGCAGGCGTTGTCCGAACGATTAGGGTTGCCGGTGGCATTTGCGGACGATTGCGTCGGACCGCAGGCGCAGGTGGCGGTCGCCGCACTGCACGACGGCGATCTGCTGTTGCTCGAAAACGTGCGCTTTCACGCCGGAGAGGAGCGCAACGATCCGTCCTTCGTCGCGCAACTCGCGGCATTGGGCGACGTCTACATCAACGACGCGTTCGGCACGGCGCATCGCGCGCATGCTTCGACCGAAGGGTTGGCGCACGCGCTCCCGCACGCCGCCGGACTGTTGATGCAAAGCGAACTGGACGCACTGCGCAAGCTCACGGATCGTCCTGCCAAACCGTTCGTCTGCGCGATTGGCGGCTCGAAAGTAGCCGATAAAATTGGTGTGTTCACCCACTTGATCGAATTGGTCGACGCGTTTTGCATCGGTGGCGGAATGGCCAACACGTTCTTAGCGGCCGAAGGAGTGCCGGTCGGCAAGTCGTTGCGCGACGCCGATCTGGAACCGGCGCTCGCCATCCTATCGCTCGCTCGGCGAAGCGGCGTCGCCTTGCATCTGCCCATCGACGCCGTCACCGGCAGCGGAGTCGACGATCCGTCGCCCCGAACCGTTTCGACCGCGGCAGTCGCCGCCAACGACATGATCCTCGACATCGGTCCGGCAAGTGCGAAGGCGTACGCAAACGTGATCGAACGCGCCAAAACCATCGTGTTTAACGGGCCGATGGGCGTGTACGAAAAGCCGGCGTTTCGCGCCGGCACGCAGGTGGTGGGTGAAGCCATCGCGCGCGCGACGCGGCGCGGCGCACTCAGCGTCGTCGGCGGCGGCGACGCAGCGGCAGCCGCCCATATGCTGGGCTTCGCGGATGACGTTTCGCACGTATCCACCGGCGGTGGCGCGACGCTAGAATACTTGGAAGGCCGCGTGCTGCCGGGCGTCGCGGCATTGGAAAGCTGA
- the tpiA gene encoding triose-phosphate isomerase: MPRTIVAGNWKMHKTAADTMAYLDVLLAELEQTPPHVDVMLAPPFTALAAASARLAGSRVLLGAQTMHWELEGPYTGEISAPMLEEFGVTWVILGHSERRAACGETDRTVNLRLHAALAQQLLPVVAVGETAAERAAGAADERVVHQTRAALAGIPNESLQRIALAYEPVWAIGTGNNCDPDEADRMMHLIRNAVPGLEETPILYGGSMKAANVADYTAKPNINGGLIGGASLDPRGFADLIRRA; this comes from the coding sequence GTGCCGCGTACGATCGTCGCCGGCAACTGGAAAATGCATAAAACAGCCGCCGATACGATGGCCTATCTCGACGTATTGTTGGCCGAACTCGAACAAACGCCGCCGCACGTCGACGTCATGCTCGCTCCCCCTTTCACGGCGCTTGCCGCCGCCTCGGCCCGGCTCGCGGGCTCGCGCGTACTGCTCGGCGCCCAAACGATGCATTGGGAGTTGGAAGGCCCGTACACCGGCGAAATTAGCGCACCGATGCTCGAAGAGTTCGGCGTAACGTGGGTGATCCTCGGGCACTCCGAACGGCGCGCGGCATGCGGTGAAACCGATCGAACGGTCAATTTGCGATTGCACGCCGCGCTCGCGCAGCAACTGCTGCCGGTCGTCGCGGTCGGAGAAACGGCTGCCGAACGTGCCGCAGGCGCGGCAGACGAACGCGTCGTTCACCAAACGCGCGCCGCGCTCGCCGGAATCCCCAACGAATCGCTACAACGCATCGCGCTGGCGTACGAGCCGGTATGGGCTATCGGCACCGGCAACAACTGCGATCCAGACGAAGCCGATCGGATGATGCACCTGATTCGCAACGCGGTTCCCGGCTTAGAAGAAACGCCGATTCTCTACGGCGGCAGCATGAAGGCCGCCAACGTCGCCGATTACACCGCCAAACCGAACATCAACGGCGGCTTGATCGGCGGAGCGTCGCTCGACCCCCGCGGCTTCGCAGATTTAATTCGCCGAGCGTGA
- the gpmI gene encoding 2,3-bisphosphoglycerate-independent phosphoglycerate mutase, with protein MTANRPLVLAILDGWGCADAGRGNAIDAASTPHWDALLARYPHTTLEASGVDVGLPAGIMGNSEVGHLNLGSGRVVPQGLVVIDEDVASGALGRNPVLTEAIEHVRRTGGTLHLMGLLSDGCVHSSLGHLFALIDAAVDAGVRVAIDAFLDGRDTPPRSAQTYVARLEEQLAGRGRQGAIASVSGRFYAMDRDKRWDRTRMAYDMLVHGNAAHHAATAAEAVDAAYARGEDDEFVVPCIVGAARPVRDGDSCVFFNFRPDRARQLTSAIDAGTPAYRHGEFEAFVPKEFRDLYFTTMTKYEEHYKNPVLFGPRPQYDTFGDVLASHGLRQLRLAETEKYAHVTYFFNGGREGELTGETRRLVPSDRSVATYDLAPEMRANEITTEAIAAIESGTYDAIVMNYANADMVGHTGKWQPTVRAVEILDDCIDRLARAVLAAGGTLVITADHGNAEEKIDADGNPLTAHTTNRVPLVIVGNESNFALASGGRLADVAPTLLHLMGVDVPEAMTGRDLRA; from the coding sequence GTGACAGCGAATCGCCCCCTGGTCCTCGCCATTCTCGACGGCTGGGGTTGCGCGGACGCCGGTCGCGGCAACGCGATCGACGCAGCCTCAACGCCGCATTGGGACGCACTCCTAGCGCGCTATCCTCACACCACGCTGGAAGCTTCCGGCGTCGACGTGGGCTTGCCCGCGGGAATCATGGGCAATAGCGAAGTCGGCCATTTGAATTTAGGCAGCGGCCGCGTCGTTCCGCAAGGGTTGGTCGTCATCGACGAGGACGTCGCGTCCGGCGCGCTGGGCCGCAATCCGGTATTGACTGAGGCGATCGAGCACGTACGCCGTACCGGCGGAACGCTACACTTGATGGGGTTGCTATCGGACGGTTGCGTGCACAGCTCGCTCGGGCATCTGTTCGCGCTCATCGACGCGGCGGTGGACGCCGGCGTGCGGGTCGCGATCGACGCATTTCTGGACGGCCGCGATACGCCGCCGCGTTCCGCGCAAACCTACGTCGCGCGGCTCGAAGAACAACTCGCCGGCAGAGGCCGGCAAGGCGCAATCGCGAGCGTGTCCGGACGTTTCTATGCGATGGATCGCGACAAGCGATGGGACCGCACGCGAATGGCATACGATATGCTCGTCCACGGCAATGCGGCCCACCATGCCGCCACCGCCGCAGAGGCGGTCGATGCCGCGTACGCGCGCGGCGAAGACGACGAGTTCGTCGTGCCGTGCATCGTCGGCGCGGCACGTCCGGTACGCGATGGCGATTCGTGCGTCTTCTTCAACTTTCGCCCGGATCGTGCCCGTCAGTTGACGAGCGCGATCGATGCCGGAACTCCGGCCTACCGGCACGGCGAGTTCGAAGCGTTCGTACCCAAAGAATTTCGCGATTTGTACTTTACCACGATGACGAAGTACGAGGAGCATTACAAAAACCCGGTGTTGTTCGGCCCGCGCCCGCAGTACGACACGTTCGGCGACGTACTTGCTTCACACGGGCTTCGCCAGCTGCGCCTAGCCGAGACCGAAAAGTACGCGCACGTTACCTATTTTTTCAACGGCGGCCGCGAAGGCGAATTGACCGGTGAAACGCGTAGGCTGGTGCCGTCGGACCGTTCGGTTGCGACCTACGACCTCGCCCCGGAAATGCGAGCGAATGAAATTACGACCGAAGCGATCGCTGCGATCGAGAGCGGAACCTACGATGCGATCGTGATGAACTATGCGAACGCCGACATGGTCGGGCATACCGGTAAATGGCAGCCGACGGTGCGCGCGGTCGAAATCCTCGACGATTGCATCGATCGTTTAGCACGCGCGGTATTGGCGGCCGGAGGAACGCTCGTGATTACGGCCGATCACGGCAACGCCGAAGAGAAGATCGACGCAGACGGAAATCCGTTGACCGCGCACACCACCAACCGCGTTCCGCTCGTCATCGTAGGCAACGAATCGAACTTCGCACTTGCATCCGGCGGACGCTTAGCCGACGTCGCGCCGACGCTGTTGCATCTGATGGGCGTCGACGTTCCCGAAGCCATGACGGGTCGCGACCTTCGCGCATAA